The Saccharopolyspora gloriosae genome window below encodes:
- a CDS encoding flavin-containing monooxygenase, producing the protein MSATEESRRAALDPAVLGFDPDALRARYRAERDRRLRPDGSEQYQATTGEFGYYADDPHVEPGFDREPLHDHVEVLVVGGGFGGLTAAARLVERGFSDVRVVEKAGDFGGTWYWNRYPGVHCDIESYIYLPLLEELGSLPDWKYSPGSEIRGHAQAIGHHFGLYANACFQTEVTDVEWDESATRWTVRTDRGDVMTARYVVVSSGPFSRPKLPGLPGIETFRGHTFHTSRWDYDYTGGDANGGMHKLADKRVAVIGTGATAIQCVPHLGQDAAHLYVFQRTPSSVDERGNRPTDREWAATLTPGWQRERRENFLTLVTGGHAEQDLVGDRWTDSVQTLRAIMPSGDNAIPEAETDGELLAELADFAKMNSIRSRVEDVVEDPATAEALKPWYRRMCKRPTFSDTYLPTFNRPNVTLVDTGGAGVERITERGLVSGGVEYEVDCIVFATGFDLGAGPVAAAARTVRGRDGRSLAEHWSTGLKTLHGFYSHGFPNYFRLGASQNATSVNFAHVLDEQSVHVAEVIAAARDRGARYVEPSEQAEAAWVATIREKEQYSKEFFEQCTPSYYNNEGKPRQRSESYGGGPVEFYRLLRTWRAETGMTDVLVEGDER; encoded by the coding sequence ATGTCCGCTACTGAGGAGTCCCGGCGCGCGGCGCTCGATCCGGCGGTGCTGGGGTTCGACCCGGACGCGCTGCGGGCGCGCTACCGCGCCGAGCGGGACCGGCGGCTGCGGCCTGACGGGTCGGAGCAGTACCAGGCGACGACCGGCGAGTTCGGGTACTACGCCGACGATCCCCACGTGGAGCCGGGATTCGACCGCGAACCGCTGCACGACCACGTCGAGGTGCTCGTGGTCGGCGGCGGGTTCGGCGGCCTGACAGCCGCGGCGAGGCTCGTCGAGCGCGGGTTCAGCGACGTCCGCGTCGTGGAGAAGGCAGGTGACTTCGGCGGAACCTGGTACTGGAACCGGTATCCGGGCGTGCACTGCGACATCGAATCCTACATCTACCTGCCGCTGCTGGAAGAACTCGGTTCGCTGCCGGATTGGAAGTACTCGCCGGGTTCGGAGATCCGGGGCCACGCGCAGGCCATCGGGCACCACTTCGGGCTCTACGCCAACGCCTGCTTCCAGACCGAGGTCACCGACGTCGAGTGGGACGAGTCCGCCACCCGGTGGACCGTGCGCACCGATCGCGGCGACGTGATGACCGCGCGCTACGTCGTGGTCTCCAGCGGGCCGTTCAGCAGGCCGAAGCTGCCCGGCCTGCCCGGCATCGAGACGTTCCGCGGGCACACCTTCCACACCAGCCGGTGGGACTACGACTACACCGGCGGGGACGCGAACGGCGGCATGCACAAGCTCGCCGACAAGCGCGTCGCGGTGATCGGCACCGGTGCGACGGCCATCCAGTGCGTCCCGCACCTGGGCCAGGACGCCGCGCACCTCTACGTGTTCCAGCGGACTCCGTCCTCAGTGGACGAACGCGGCAACCGGCCGACGGACCGGGAGTGGGCGGCGACGCTGACCCCGGGATGGCAGCGCGAGCGGCGGGAGAACTTCCTGACCCTGGTCACCGGCGGCCACGCCGAGCAAGACCTGGTGGGAGACCGCTGGACCGACAGCGTGCAGACGCTGCGCGCCATCATGCCCAGCGGGGACAACGCGATCCCCGAGGCGGAGACCGACGGCGAGCTGCTGGCGGAACTGGCCGACTTCGCGAAGATGAACTCGATCCGCTCGCGGGTGGAGGACGTCGTCGAGGACCCGGCGACCGCCGAAGCGCTCAAGCCCTGGTACCGCCGCATGTGCAAGCGGCCCACGTTCAGCGACACCTACCTGCCCACGTTCAACCGCCCCAACGTGACCCTGGTCGACACCGGGGGAGCGGGCGTGGAGCGGATCACCGAGCGCGGCCTGGTCTCCGGCGGCGTCGAGTACGAAGTGGACTGCATCGTGTTCGCCACCGGGTTCGACCTCGGGGCCGGCCCGGTCGCGGCGGCGGCGCGCACCGTGCGCGGGCGCGACGGCCGCAGCCTCGCCGAGCACTGGAGCACCGGGCTCAAGACGCTGCACGGGTTCTACAGCCACGGCTTCCCCAACTACTTCCGGCTCGGCGCTTCGCAGAACGCGACGTCGGTGAACTTCGCGCACGTGCTCGACGAGCAGTCCGTGCACGTGGCGGAGGTGATCGCCGCCGCCCGCGACCGCGGTGCCCGCTACGTCGAGCCCAGCGAGCAGGCGGAGGCCGCGTGGGTGGCCACGATCCGCGAGAAGGAGCAGTACAGCAAGGAGTTCTTCGAGCAGTGCACTCCGAGCTACTACAACAACGAGGGCAAACCGCGTCAGCGCAGCGAGTCCTACGGCGGCGGGCCGGTCGAGTTCTACCGGCTGCTGCGAACGTGGCGCGCGGAGACCGGCATGACCGACGTGCTGGTGGAAGGGGACGAGCGGTGA
- a CDS encoding MFS transporter, with product MTDEFGVKATYGQVFAVSQFRVLFAGRSLGVMSDTVRSVALAVLVFERTDSPLLTAMAFTIGFLPQAAGGLFLAAMADRFSPRTLITAGYGLQCVVGLLLAPGHLPVAASLLLVATVACLTPVTTGATARVLAGVLSGDAYVLGRSLSYLVAVAAQLVGMASGGALTAWLGVERTMLLTAVAHLLASVISRLFLPRTGRVRASGSIVRGTWQGNAALARAPGVTGLIMAQCLPAAYLAAGGSLLIPYSAHRGFGPAETGVLLAATSVGMLLGDVVVGRAFPPATRERLVLPLLLIMGTPLIALVLNPPHPVIAAAYLITGCGSAYLLGLQRRFLEAVPPELQGQGFALLNTTTMTIQGIGPLMFGVVAEFLPLERTIALVGVSSVITTLLLRNTIRSRASG from the coding sequence ATGACTGATGAGTTCGGTGTGAAGGCGACCTACGGCCAGGTCTTCGCCGTCTCGCAGTTCCGGGTGCTGTTCGCCGGTCGGTCGCTCGGCGTCATGTCGGACACGGTGCGGTCCGTGGCGCTGGCGGTGCTGGTGTTCGAGCGGACCGATTCACCGCTGCTGACGGCGATGGCGTTCACGATCGGTTTCCTGCCGCAGGCCGCGGGCGGCCTGTTCCTCGCCGCGATGGCTGACCGGTTCTCGCCGCGCACGCTCATCACCGCCGGCTACGGCCTGCAGTGCGTCGTCGGGCTGCTGCTCGCGCCAGGGCACCTCCCGGTCGCGGCGAGCCTGCTGCTCGTCGCGACCGTGGCCTGCCTGACCCCGGTCACCACGGGCGCCACGGCCCGGGTCCTCGCGGGAGTCCTCTCCGGTGACGCCTACGTGCTCGGGCGGTCGCTCTCGTACCTCGTGGCGGTCGCCGCGCAGTTGGTGGGGATGGCTTCGGGCGGGGCGCTGACCGCCTGGCTGGGCGTGGAACGCACGATGCTGCTCACCGCGGTGGCGCACCTGCTCGCGTCGGTGATCAGCCGCCTGTTCCTGCCCCGCACCGGGCGGGTCCGGGCGAGCGGTTCGATCGTGCGCGGGACCTGGCAGGGCAACGCCGCGCTCGCCCGCGCTCCCGGAGTCACCGGGTTGATCATGGCCCAGTGCCTGCCCGCCGCGTACTTGGCCGCCGGTGGCAGCCTGCTCATCCCCTACTCCGCGCACCGCGGGTTCGGCCCGGCGGAGACCGGTGTGCTCTTGGCCGCCACCTCGGTCGGCATGCTGCTCGGCGACGTCGTGGTCGGGCGAGCGTTCCCGCCCGCCACTCGCGAACGACTCGTCCTGCCGCTGCTGCTGATCATGGGCACGCCGTTGATCGCCCTCGTCTTGAACCCGCCGCACCCGGTGATCGCGGCCGCCTACCTGATCACCGGGTGCGGCTCCGCCTACCTGCTCGGCTTGCAGCGGCGCTTCTTGGAGGCGGTCCCGCCCGAACTCCAGGGCCAGGGCTTCGCGCTGCTCAACACCACGACCATGACGATCCAGGGAATCGGGCCCCTGATGTTCGGTGTGGTCGCTGAATTCCTCCCGCTCGAGCGCACGATCGCGCTGGTCGGTGTGAGCAGCGTGATCACCACGTTGCTGCTGCGCAACACGATCCGCTCGCGCGCTTCCGGCTGA
- a CDS encoding FAD-binding protein, protein MPRRAVIRTNWSGNYAYRAPRFAEPRGLDELAEAVTTGDRVRVAGTGHTFNGIADSADLRISLAAMPTGIEIDSARRVVSVTGPVRYRELAEHLHARGWALANLASLPDLSVVGAISTGTHGSGSRLRGLASDVRALEVLTARGELRELREGDAEFPGAVVGLGALGVITRLELAVEPAYQVTQHVYGSMPWTALPGELGALLASGYSVSLFTDFDDAGVRQGVVKERDGIPHEAGPFDRVGVGLVDGPRHPMAGGPAENVTVQAAPGPWHERLPHFRAGRTPSSGAEIQSEYLVGAEHAAAAVEALREAGPAFAPVLLVSELRSVAADDRWLSPAWERDSLAIHFTWRLDQSAVEAALPSVEAALAPFGARPHWGKVWAMGPDVLAERYPRLPDFRALAERWDPDHRFRNDFLDHHVFDQSNRTTGGFSVVFSRGQQFCVWSQSEN, encoded by the coding sequence ATGCCTAGGAGAGCAGTGATCCGCACGAACTGGTCGGGCAACTACGCCTACCGCGCACCGAGGTTCGCCGAGCCCCGCGGCCTCGACGAGCTCGCCGAGGCGGTCACCACGGGCGATCGGGTGCGGGTCGCGGGCACCGGGCACACCTTCAACGGCATCGCCGACAGCGCGGATCTGCGGATCTCGCTGGCGGCGATGCCGACCGGGATCGAGATCGACTCCGCGCGCCGCGTCGTGTCGGTCACCGGCCCGGTGCGCTACCGCGAACTGGCCGAGCACCTGCATGCGCGCGGTTGGGCGCTGGCGAACCTGGCCTCCCTGCCGGACCTGTCGGTCGTCGGCGCGATCTCCACCGGTACGCACGGCTCCGGATCCAGGCTGCGCGGCCTGGCCTCCGACGTGCGGGCGTTGGAGGTGCTGACCGCGCGCGGCGAGCTCCGCGAGCTGCGCGAGGGCGACGCCGAGTTCCCCGGCGCGGTGGTCGGGCTCGGCGCGCTCGGCGTGATCACGCGGTTGGAGCTCGCCGTCGAACCCGCCTACCAAGTCACCCAGCACGTGTACGGATCGATGCCGTGGACGGCGCTGCCGGGCGAGCTCGGCGCGCTGCTGGCCAGCGGGTACAGCGTCAGCCTGTTCACCGACTTCGACGACGCGGGCGTCCGGCAGGGCGTGGTGAAGGAACGCGACGGCATCCCGCACGAGGCAGGGCCGTTCGACCGCGTCGGCGTCGGCCTCGTGGACGGGCCGCGGCACCCGATGGCGGGCGGTCCGGCGGAGAACGTCACCGTGCAGGCCGCGCCCGGCCCGTGGCACGAGCGGCTGCCGCACTTCCGGGCCGGGCGAACTCCCAGCAGCGGCGCCGAAATCCAGAGCGAGTACCTGGTGGGCGCCGAACACGCGGCGGCCGCCGTCGAGGCGCTGCGCGAAGCGGGCCCCGCGTTCGCGCCCGTGCTGCTGGTGAGCGAACTGCGCTCGGTCGCGGCGGACGACCGCTGGCTCAGCCCCGCCTGGGAGCGGGACTCGCTGGCGATCCACTTCACCTGGCGCCTCGACCAGTCCGCCGTGGAGGCCGCGCTTCCGTCGGTCGAAGCGGCGCTGGCACCGTTCGGCGCCCGCCCGCACTGGGGCAAGGTGTGGGCGATGGGCCCCGACGTGCTCGCGGAGCGCTACCCCCGCCTGCCCGACTTCCGCGCCCTCGCCGAACGCTGGGACCCCGACCACCGCTTCCGCAACGACTTCCTCGACCACCACGTCTTCGACCAGAGCAACCGGACCACCGGCGGGTTCTCAGTCGTCTTCTCGCGAGGACAGCAATTTTGCGTGTGGAGCCAGTCGGAAAATTGA
- the xylA gene encoding xylose isomerase: protein MSVTPTPADRFSFGLWTIGYTGADPFGGPTRSPMDTVHAVEKLAELGAHGLTFHDDDLFPFDSTEARRRTEIDRLKKALDDTGVVVPMVTTNLFSHPVFKDGGLTSNDRAVRRFALRKVLRNLDLAAELGARTFVMWGGREGAEYDSAKDVGQALERYREAVDLLGEYVTDQGYDLRFALEPKPNEPRGDILLPTLGHAIAFIDSLERPDLVGVNPEVGHEQMAGLNYAAGIAQALYHGKLFHLDLNGQRGIKYDQDLVFGHGDLHNAFALVDLLEHGGPGGVPAYDGPRHFDFKPSRTEDEAGVWDSVRANMANYLLLKERAEAFRADPEVQEALAAARVPELAVPTLADGEGYAALVSDRSAFEEFDAAEYLDGHGFGLVRLQQLATEHLMGARG from the coding sequence ATGAGCGTCACCCCCACTCCGGCCGACCGGTTCTCCTTCGGCCTCTGGACCATCGGCTACACCGGAGCCGACCCGTTCGGCGGCCCCACCCGATCCCCGATGGACACCGTGCACGCCGTGGAGAAGCTCGCCGAACTCGGCGCGCACGGGCTCACCTTCCACGACGACGACCTGTTCCCGTTCGACTCCACCGAGGCGCGGCGCCGCACCGAGATCGACCGGTTGAAGAAGGCGCTCGACGACACCGGGGTCGTCGTCCCGATGGTCACGACGAACCTGTTCTCCCACCCCGTGTTCAAGGACGGCGGCCTCACCTCCAACGACCGGGCGGTGCGCCGCTTCGCGCTGCGCAAGGTGCTGCGCAACCTCGACCTCGCCGCCGAGCTCGGCGCCCGCACCTTCGTCATGTGGGGTGGCCGCGAAGGCGCCGAGTACGACTCCGCGAAGGACGTCGGCCAGGCGTTGGAGCGCTACCGGGAGGCCGTGGACCTGCTCGGCGAGTACGTGACCGACCAGGGCTACGACCTCCGGTTCGCGCTCGAACCGAAGCCGAACGAGCCGCGCGGCGACATCCTGCTGCCCACGCTGGGGCACGCGATCGCGTTCATCGACTCGCTGGAGCGCCCCGACCTCGTCGGCGTCAACCCGGAGGTCGGCCACGAGCAGATGGCCGGGCTCAACTACGCCGCGGGCATCGCGCAGGCGCTCTACCACGGCAAGCTCTTCCACCTCGACCTCAACGGCCAGCGCGGCATCAAGTACGACCAGGACCTCGTGTTCGGCCACGGCGACCTGCACAACGCGTTCGCGCTCGTGGACCTGCTGGAGCACGGCGGCCCCGGTGGCGTGCCCGCCTACGACGGGCCGCGGCACTTCGACTTCAAACCGAGCCGCACCGAGGACGAGGCCGGCGTGTGGGATTCGGTGCGCGCCAACATGGCCAACTACCTGCTGCTCAAGGAACGGGCCGAGGCGTTCCGCGCCGACCCCGAGGTGCAGGAAGCGCTGGCCGCGGCGCGGGTGCCGGAGCTGGCGGTGCCGACGCTCGCCGACGGCGAGGGGTACGCGGCGCTGGTGTCCGACCGCTCCGCGTTCGAGGAGTTCGACGCCGCCGAATACCTCGACGGGCACGGCTTCGGGCTGGTGCGCCTGCAGCAGCTCGCGACCGAACACCTGATGGGCGCCCGCGGCTGA
- a CDS encoding ROK family transcriptional regulator codes for MRGSNLDRVRRGNLATVLGLVHRGGALSRAEITRTTGLSRSTVAALIAELTDLGFVLESGPGATAKVGRPSPLVHPDPGCVAITVNPELDAVTVGVVSLGGKVRTRVRNEVGHPVTAAETVEIVVGDLADLAPELASSRVAGIGVAVPGLVREGDGVVRWAPHLGWREEPIAAALHRATGHAAFAANDASLGALAEHIFGAGVGVRDLVYLNGGASGIGGGVITGGAPLGGVGGYAGEFGRTRPGVRDPADRAVADGTLEDEVGRARLLALLGLDSADQVELSAALAASADRAVRAELARQARVLSVAVSNAVNVLDPEMVVLGGFLADVLRADPEGFTGLVRDQSVGPASEGVRIVPAALGADLLMIGAGQLALHRLLADPAAIRDRSGVNGPPAPDRGA; via the coding sequence ATGCGCGGGAGCAATCTGGATCGCGTTCGGCGCGGCAACCTCGCGACCGTGCTGGGCCTCGTGCACCGCGGGGGAGCGCTGTCGCGCGCCGAGATCACGCGGACCACCGGGCTCAGCCGCTCCACCGTGGCCGCGCTCATCGCCGAACTCACCGACCTGGGGTTCGTGCTCGAATCCGGACCGGGAGCCACGGCCAAGGTCGGTCGCCCCTCGCCCCTGGTGCATCCCGATCCCGGCTGCGTCGCGATCACCGTGAACCCCGAGCTGGACGCGGTCACCGTCGGCGTGGTGAGCCTCGGCGGCAAGGTCCGGACCCGGGTCCGCAACGAGGTCGGGCACCCGGTCACGGCGGCGGAGACCGTCGAGATCGTCGTCGGCGACCTCGCGGACCTGGCGCCGGAGCTCGCGAGCAGCCGCGTGGCGGGCATCGGGGTCGCCGTGCCCGGCCTGGTCCGCGAAGGCGACGGCGTGGTCCGGTGGGCGCCGCACCTCGGCTGGCGCGAGGAGCCGATCGCGGCGGCGCTGCACCGGGCCACCGGTCATGCCGCGTTCGCCGCGAACGACGCGAGCCTGGGCGCGCTGGCCGAGCACATCTTCGGCGCGGGCGTCGGCGTGCGCGATCTCGTGTACCTCAACGGCGGCGCGAGCGGCATCGGCGGCGGCGTCATCACCGGTGGCGCGCCGCTCGGCGGGGTCGGCGGTTACGCGGGGGAGTTCGGCCGGACCCGGCCGGGCGTGCGCGACCCTGCCGACCGCGCGGTCGCCGACGGGACGCTGGAGGACGAGGTGGGCCGGGCTCGCCTGCTCGCGCTGCTCGGGCTCGACTCGGCCGACCAGGTCGAGCTCTCCGCGGCGCTCGCCGCGTCGGCCGATCGCGCGGTCCGCGCCGAACTCGCCCGGCAGGCGCGGGTGCTCAGCGTCGCGGTCAGCAACGCGGTCAACGTGCTCGACCCGGAGATGGTGGTGCTCGGCGGTTTCCTCGCGGACGTGCTGCGCGCCGACCCGGAGGGGTTCACCGGCCTGGTGCGGGACCAGTCGGTCGGGCCCGCGTCGGAGGGGGTGCGGATCGTGCCCGCGGCGCTCGGCGCGGACCTGCTCATGATCGGCGCGGGGCAGCTCGCGCTGCACCGGCTGCTCGCCGACCCGGCCGCGATCAGGGACCGCTCCGGGGTGAACGGACCGCCCGCCCCGGATCGCGGAGCGTGA
- a CDS encoding MDR family MFS transporter, protein MTDSTRAVDAESDRGAAAPPRAAVLLGVLVVSAFVMILNETILSVALRDLTVDLGVSTTTVQWLTSGFLLTMAVVIPITGFLLERFTPRQIFIASLTMFSIGTLLSGLAPGFGVLLVGRVVQACGTAVMMPLLMTSVMRLVPVSKRGATMGTITIVIAVAPAVGPTIGGAVLASLGWRWMFWLVLPLSLLALAIGVVWMRLDGETRRVPLDVLSVVLSAAGFGGLLYGLSSIGESGGGDHPVPPWAPIVVGALALAAFVVRQLRLQRQDRALLDLRPFKIRSFVVALVLTALLFMCLLGAGAIMLPLYLQTVLNTSTFGSGLAVLPGGLVLGLLGRPVGRLFDRYGARRLVIPGALAMAVSLGLFATLGADSSLGAVIAIHVLMMTGLGMMMTPLMTESLSALPDHLHSHGSAILATLQQVAGAFGTAVFVTVASLGSTAPSGAPDAAGLRTAFLVAAVIGAAAFATSLFVRSSGGSGEPVSVTSSDDEHRPSETATK, encoded by the coding sequence ATGACCGACTCCACGAGAGCCGTGGACGCGGAGTCCGATCGCGGGGCCGCAGCTCCACCGCGAGCCGCCGTGCTGCTCGGTGTGCTGGTCGTCTCGGCCTTCGTCATGATCCTCAACGAGACGATCCTGAGCGTCGCGCTGCGCGACCTCACGGTCGACCTCGGAGTGTCGACCACGACCGTGCAGTGGCTGACCAGCGGATTCCTGCTGACGATGGCCGTGGTCATCCCGATCACCGGGTTCCTGCTGGAGCGGTTCACGCCGCGCCAGATCTTCATCGCCTCGCTGACCATGTTCAGCATCGGCACCCTGCTCAGCGGCCTGGCGCCCGGTTTCGGGGTGCTGCTGGTCGGTCGCGTCGTGCAGGCGTGCGGGACCGCGGTGATGATGCCGCTGCTGATGACCTCGGTGATGCGCCTGGTGCCGGTGTCGAAGCGCGGCGCGACGATGGGCACGATCACCATCGTGATCGCCGTCGCCCCCGCCGTGGGGCCGACGATCGGTGGTGCGGTGCTCGCGTCGCTGGGCTGGCGCTGGATGTTCTGGCTGGTGTTGCCGCTGTCGCTGCTGGCCTTGGCCATCGGCGTGGTCTGGATGCGGCTGGACGGCGAGACGCGACGGGTGCCGCTGGACGTGCTGTCGGTGGTGCTGTCCGCGGCCGGTTTCGGCGGCCTGCTCTACGGCCTGTCGTCGATCGGCGAGTCCGGCGGGGGCGACCACCCGGTGCCGCCGTGGGCGCCGATCGTGGTCGGCGCGCTCGCGCTGGCGGCGTTCGTGGTGCGCCAGCTCCGCCTGCAGCGCCAGGACCGCGCGCTGCTGGACCTGCGCCCGTTCAAGATCCGGTCGTTCGTCGTGGCGCTGGTGCTCACGGCGCTGCTGTTCATGTGCCTGCTGGGCGCCGGCGCGATCATGCTGCCGCTGTACCTGCAGACGGTGCTCAACACCAGCACGTTCGGCAGCGGCCTGGCGGTGCTGCCCGGCGGTCTTGTGCTCGGGCTGCTCGGCAGGCCGGTGGGGCGGCTGTTCGACCGCTACGGCGCGCGTCGCCTGGTGATCCCCGGTGCGCTCGCGATGGCGGTGTCGCTGGGGTTGTTCGCCACGCTGGGCGCGGACTCGTCGCTGGGCGCGGTGATCGCGATCCACGTGCTGATGATGACGGGGCTCGGGATGATGATGACGCCGTTGATGACGGAGTCGCTCAGCGCCCTGCCGGACCACCTGCATTCCCACGGCAGCGCGATCCTCGCGACGCTGCAGCAGGTCGCGGGTGCCTTCGGCACGGCGGTGTTCGTCACCGTCGCCTCGCTCGGCAGCACCGCGCCGTCCGGCGCACCCGACGCCGCCGGCCTGCGCACGGCGTTCCTCGTCGCGGCGGTGATCGGCGCGGCCGCGTTCGCGACCTCGCTGTTCGTCCGCTCCTCCGGCGGATCGGGCGAGCCGGTGTCGGTGACGAGCTCGGACGACGAGCACCGACCCAGCGAGACGGCGACCAAGTAG
- a CDS encoding helix-turn-helix domain-containing protein: MAATTGTPRAKALSAALRDARETRGVGLRVLARRLEFPHTQILHWETGHQVPGVEPVAMILTALRVSAGERERILELARDAFTAGIPQRPTAVECERAPASIVEWSPAAVPELLRTGEYRRALLGVRGMPESDRDTGAVPRADVLAKSDPPAFEALIGETVAHEPIGSAQIMIAQLDHLIEMCARPDITIRVVPLRVGWHPGWSGPFVVHEFPGGLAVVRFEHGVSGAFVPAGHDVRDCREAASKIRDVALSPAGSVDHLVRARRQWERGGGNRVAPPDPRGLDAE; encoded by the coding sequence ATGGCTGCCACCACTGGTACGCCCCGTGCGAAAGCTCTTTCGGCCGCGCTGCGCGACGCGCGGGAAACGCGCGGAGTCGGCCTCCGGGTGTTAGCGAGACGACTGGAGTTCCCGCACACCCAGATCCTGCACTGGGAGACCGGCCACCAGGTTCCCGGCGTCGAACCGGTCGCGATGATCCTCACGGCGCTGCGGGTCTCGGCGGGGGAACGGGAGCGGATCCTCGAGCTGGCCCGCGACGCGTTCACCGCCGGAATTCCGCAGCGGCCGACCGCGGTCGAGTGCGAACGTGCCCCCGCGTCGATCGTGGAGTGGTCACCGGCGGCCGTTCCCGAGCTGCTGCGCACCGGCGAGTACCGCCGCGCGCTCCTCGGCGTGCGAGGCATGCCGGAGTCCGATCGGGACACCGGCGCGGTGCCCCGGGCCGACGTGCTGGCCAAGAGCGACCCACCGGCGTTCGAAGCGCTGATCGGCGAGACCGTGGCGCACGAGCCGATCGGGTCCGCCCAGATCATGATCGCGCAGCTCGACCACCTCATCGAGATGTGCGCGCGCCCGGACATCACGATCCGGGTGGTGCCGCTGCGGGTCGGGTGGCACCCGGGCTGGTCGGGCCCGTTCGTCGTCCACGAGTTCCCGGGCGGTCTCGCGGTCGTGCGCTTCGAGCACGGCGTCTCCGGCGCGTTCGTCCCCGCTGGGCACGACGTCCGTGACTGTCGCGAAGCGGCGAGCAAGATCCGCGATGTGGCCCTGAGCCCGGCCGGCTCGGTCGATCACCTGGTGCGGGCTCGCAGGCAATGGGAGCGGGGCGGCGGGAACCGCGTGGCGCCGCCGGATCCGCGAGGGCTCGACGCCGAATAG
- a CDS encoding GNAT family N-acetyltransferase: protein MAWTRTPQDIAFSTFDLNWGFFALRPIDIRADVTLLRRWLLDARPATAPGRTTKVRQLLETMLLTPERRVYLGFRDDVPAFLFETFPPEHATPGKRSGAVGVRLLASPTGDENPELATAILRTIVKMVLSDPAADRVVLESEVTHARLTRMAAGFHSEQRTTAHGTEVRISTCTRADVEEEHPLEAAG from the coding sequence ATGGCTTGGACCAGGACCCCGCAGGACATCGCGTTCAGCACCTTCGACCTGAACTGGGGCTTCTTCGCGCTGCGGCCCATCGACATCCGCGCCGACGTGACGCTGCTGCGCCGGTGGCTGCTCGACGCCCGCCCGGCCACGGCGCCGGGCCGGACGACGAAGGTGCGGCAGCTGCTGGAAACGATGCTGCTGACGCCGGAACGCCGGGTCTACCTCGGATTCCGCGACGACGTCCCGGCGTTCCTGTTCGAGACCTTCCCCCCGGAGCACGCCACGCCGGGCAAGCGCTCCGGGGCGGTCGGCGTGCGACTGCTCGCCTCCCCCACCGGGGACGAGAACCCCGAACTGGCGACGGCGATCCTGCGCACGATCGTCAAGATGGTCCTCAGCGATCCCGCGGCCGACCGGGTCGTGCTCGAATCCGAGGTCACCCACGCGCGGCTCACCCGGATGGCGGCGGGCTTCCACTCCGAGCAGCGGACCACCGCGCACGGCACCGAAGTCCGCATCAGCACCTGCACCCGCGCGGACGTCGAGGAGGAACACCCGCTGGAAGCAGCGGGGTGA
- a CDS encoding DUF6528 family protein: MHSRRTVLKGVAAGAVFGSASLASGATASAAAGYHLAVVDQNSKTVRIYDRDATRWNDDAVIWTFEGKEPLLGKKWWADLSDVKIRKTAKRGLIALVVASGGGAGVVDIKKRGEHTDSDNDLIWDAYPDDNPHSIERIPYNGSILTASSKGEKNLQLYSPKNADSIDDFDGYEKVNSWTFPGAHGILWDPRTKDSVAEGVLWVLGDGKLVGYKVKGSGQNTDLDVWRTVPIEHDGAKMGHDLQPDYTHRGRLLLTDSKGVYSYDVNDDKVISKPIWAKGRVKSIARHPGTGEYVWVVGSPDTGEMGTKVSIGTELGKPSTERGWADARFYKARIFSPDYE, encoded by the coding sequence ATGCACAGCAGGCGAACAGTGCTCAAGGGCGTCGCGGCGGGAGCGGTCTTCGGATCGGCCTCGCTGGCGAGCGGCGCGACCGCGAGCGCGGCGGCGGGCTACCACCTCGCCGTGGTCGATCAGAACTCCAAGACCGTGCGGATCTACGACCGCGACGCGACGCGCTGGAACGACGACGCGGTGATCTGGACCTTCGAGGGCAAGGAACCGCTGCTCGGCAAGAAGTGGTGGGCCGACCTGTCCGACGTCAAGATCCGCAAGACCGCGAAGCGCGGGCTCATCGCGCTCGTCGTCGCCTCCGGCGGCGGGGCCGGGGTCGTCGACATCAAGAAGCGCGGCGAGCACACCGACTCCGACAACGACTTGATCTGGGACGCCTACCCGGACGACAACCCGCATTCGATCGAGCGGATTCCGTACAACGGCTCGATCCTCACCGCCAGCTCCAAGGGCGAGAAGAACCTCCAGCTGTACTCGCCGAAGAACGCCGATTCCATCGACGACTTCGACGGTTACGAGAAGGTCAACTCCTGGACGTTCCCCGGTGCGCACGGCATCCTCTGGGATCCGCGGACGAAGGACTCGGTGGCAGAGGGCGTGCTGTGGGTGCTGGGGGACGGCAAGCTCGTCGGCTACAAGGTCAAGGGCTCCGGGCAGAACACCGACCTGGACGTGTGGCGGACGGTGCCCATCGAGCACGACGGCGCGAAGATGGGCCACGACCTGCAACCCGACTACACCCACCGCGGGCGGCTGCTGCTGACCGACAGCAAGGGCGTCTACAGCTACGACGTCAACGACGACAAGGTGATCAGCAAGCCGATCTGGGCGAAGGGCCGGGTCAAGTCCATCGCGCGCCACCCCGGCACCGGCGAGTACGTGTGGGTCGTCGGCTCGCCGGACACGGGGGAGATGGGCACGAAGGTCAGCATCGGCACGGAGCTGGGGAAGCCGTCGACCGAACGGGGCTGGGCGGACGCCCGGTTCTACAAGGCGCGGATCTTCTCGCCGGACTACGAGTGA